The following nucleotide sequence is from Mangifera indica cultivar Alphonso chromosome 1, CATAS_Mindica_2.1, whole genome shotgun sequence.
tattgttaattgttAATATGTTTGGTAGCACTTTTAATATAACAAACCCAATTTGGTAATTAAATGGAAGATTAAAATTACTAGTtgtaaatacatatttttttaattcaacttgtataaaataaaatataagtattatatatatatatatatatatatatatatatagatagatataatactgaataaataaatatatacatatttatactattaaatattattttattattaaattttattattaattaaaactcaaaatcaatcacataataatatatttcaccTCTATGCATCCGACATACAATTGTATTGTCTGGGCATCACCATGAAATCCTGAATGGCATAATTGAAATATATGAAAACAACAAGTCCACTTACTCCAAGCTCTTCACAGACAACTGAACTCAGTTAGTCATACTGAAATCAGTATAAATTAAGAGCATCTCATCACAACCTAATCACCAACTTCTTCAGTGGATAAGATCACCAAGTTGAGGGAGAGTTTTTGAGATCCAGTAAAAAGTCAGAGAACAAAAGAGGTGCAAGATGAACACCATGAATCCCAAGACCGAAAATATTCTCCCTGCTTCATCTTTCTACTCTGATGATGTCTTTGCCACATTTGTGGCACCACAACAAGGTTAGTAgcctgaaaagaaaaaaaaacttttttcacCATTTTTTGATACCCTTTACGTTGATTTTAATGAGTTTGTGTTAATATTTGTTCATGTTTAGTTGCAGAGGTAAAACAAAGACGAAGACGCCGTAAGAGCAAGGGAGGGGAAAATGGGCTTTCTAGGAAGAGGAAGCTCACAGCTGAGCAATTGCATCTTCTGGAGGAAAGTTTTGTGAGCGACCAAAAGCTCGAGACGGACCGCAAAGAAGTACTGGCTTCCCAGCTGAATCTTGACCCTCGCCAAGTTGCTATCTGGTTTCAGAACCGGCGGGCCCGGTGGAAGACCAAGAAGATTGAAGAAGAGCTCGCACAAATACAAACTTCTCACCAGAGTATCTTGTTAGATAAAATGCGCCTAGAGTGCGAGGtatatttctcttttcataTTTCTATATTCCTATTTCATCAAGCTTTGCCTAACAACCCATCAAACTTCTTCCCATGTTAAGATGGCCGGCCTCTTCCAAACAGGGAGAACTGCATTATTTAAGTTGGAATATTAAAACTAATTACCATTTGTTTCAGGTTTATCATTGCATATTAAATTAACGGGGTTTTATGTTATTGCATTTTAAACATGATTTCACATTCTTACTCAACatgaaactaatattttatgattGGTGGTAATGGTAGagttattttaaagaaaatgatacttAGGAGTTCAAGCCTCTCAAGTGTAAccattaaaaaaggaaaagtgcCTATCTGCCATTTATATTTGAATGAAATTGAGCTCTGGGCTCGAAGAATGCTGTGCCattaaatattaacaaacaGAGACACGTGAAAAAGAGGAGTAATACTAGTATATTCAcgtttgatatataaatatatatatatttatatataatatattattttatttttaattcaaaattatatacctatataattaaatatataaagtatatctttatttatatacttaaaatattgtCTCATTTGACGGTTCTAAGCTCTTTGTGTTGGGCCTTTAAAATATGAAGCCCAAACAGAAAAGCTTAAAAGAGTCTGTTTGCtctgaaattttattatatttatcaaacttGAAGTGCAGGTGGTGATGCTAAGACAGGAGCTTTCTGAAGCTCAGGCGAGGATCCAAGAATTGACAGAGCTTCCCAATGATGCAATATCAAGCAGCAGTCCGTTTGCAAGTAGAGTCTCAATAGAAACCATAAACTCTCCATTATTCAAGGAATTTGGCGTCGAAACATACGATGATATATTCTATGTGCCACCAGAAAGCTCATCAAGCGATTACAATGAGGGCTTTGATTATGTGTTATTGTttgattaagaaaattaatcatatgtgtgtatgtattaAGTTAGGATTAAGCAGTGTAGATAATTAATGACTATCCATTGTAACTATATCCCTGTGTTAGCCTTTTAGTGTTTGCTTTGACTATATGTACATTAACTACAAAACTTATATGAATGGAAGCCAGTGATTATTGTGGGGTAAATGCAATTCATGTTTACTCTTAGTTAATTATAAGAACATCTAAGCATAAAACATCAGAGATTAGCAAAACTGATTGAGAATTAGAACTTTCAGAGAGAATATCATCGCATATGATGATTGGATTTAAGTATTCCTATCCCATATTATTGGAGGCAAGTAAAAATTCTTCAAGCTTTAAGGATGATGATAAATTTGGTAGAGACGAAGAGGCAAAAAGTCAGGTTACAGAAAATTAAATCGGGATCGGCCCATGTTCATCTTTCTGTAATGTAACACAGCCCATTTAATTTCGTCCCTGAAAGCAGCTCTAGTTTCAAAGGTCAAACACAAATGGAAATTTCCGAAATTTGTTATGCCAGCCAGCATTTAAGCAATGTTGAGAAGAACATACTCTTTTATGCAATTCATTTATGGTGGGCTAATCATTACATATGCcttaattattattgtgtttgttATGCTCATTACTTTCCATTTCCACCTATGTGAATAAGAAGTACATGagattatcatataatataatctttttataaaacGATATCTCTTTGAGGTTgaaacatataattaatatctaTCTCAGAAAATCCTCCATATGCATTAATAGATGTATAAATGAGTAAACAGTATTAAACTGAGCAACAATTTAATCATATTGTGACCACTGGTTTAAGTGGTTGGTGATATTTGTTAATAggcttataaaaaaatataatctcataccaaaaaatgataaattctctGTTGATCTACTATAACATTCTTACATCTCTCAATATGGTCAATCACCACTGTTCGAATACTCTTTTCTCAAAGATTACATTGGGCTagtatcaaaacatataaatcctTATGTAAGATAATTCGgtgatcttaaattaaaaaatcatatgtatCACTGTTTGTTAAAGGATGTCTTCTATAGACAATGTTTTCATAACTGAATCAAACATTGACCTGATGGAAGGGTTAGTCCAATTCAACCAAAGGTCAAACTATTtaacttcaaaataattttgtataatttattattatatttataatctaaattattttattattaaaataaatttagtttaatgatatatatgtttaatattgaTAAATGAAACTTTTAGGTTCAagttctaataataattttttttttttaaattgaaacaaatcaTTAGGGACCGAGGTTGTTGGTTCTTGTCTTTATCCAAAACCAGTCAATCCTATGTAAGCTTTGGTTCTAACCCTCTAAGGAGTCAAAGCTAACCTAGGAATTGAATCTAGAACAAGTTTAAGGTGCTCAATTAGATACCCAacttgagaattttttttaaataaagcaatttcattttgttgaaGAACAAAATGAtgtggttttgtttttgttcctaaatttcatttactttttaaacttttatgtgCTTTCAACACTTGATTTTCCAAAGCGAGATCAAAATAAATCTCAATTGAGTAGCCTTGAAACATTGGGGAAGAGAATAAAGTGGAACTCCCGATTAGCCAAGAACCAAAACTCTAGAGTTCAATTGAAAATACCCACAACAATTTGGGGGAAAAGTGAGAACACAGGTGCAAAAAAATGAGACATGAGGCCACccaaatagaaatttaaaagaaaattttgaaatgaaacaGATAGGtgtaaataacaaataaaaagaacaaagaaCAAAGAACAAAgaacaaagagaagaaagaaagaagaaatgtGATATCTGCAAGTGAAAGAAACAAGGAGAAGATAAGATGGGAAGAAAGAAGTGCATGTGAATGGGTCACATGAATATTATTGGGTATTCCAAACCAGAATCGACCATATAAGTTTCATAGATTCTACTACCTAATACTTTAAAATTGATTAGTATTGGTTTcagttcttatttttttatcacgATATTCGAATCTGCTCACCTCTTACCTCCATCTAAGATTgacaaaaggaaaaagatgatatttcttgaattttgtttcttttttctataaGTCATTGAAAGAATATTCCATCGGAGATCAACAAAGTGCAAATTGTTCCCCATGAGTTAGAAGAAGCTTTGTTGACAGCACTCTttctaatatcaaattattgatCTGGACCAAATGCATGAAAACTTATGGTCACGATTGGAATTAGTTGGATAATTATTATGTACCCTGATATATGGTACTTGGAGAAGATTTATGAATGAGCAAAACTATATGAATAGATGGGATACAAGGAAGTTTTTAAACATGGTTAACCCACCATTTGAGAGTCTATGTTCAtagttattgtatttttcttgGGAAAAGAGTtctaacaaataattaatagtatttatagaaaaaagtgttctaaaaaatactttatatatttttacggTTTTTAATAAGGattcaaatcttgatattttgttaCTTCTACTTAATActttatatttacaaaagaaTGAGGTAGGGTTACATTCTTATTCgttacatataaattttaatttattttcctatttctttttatgtggagaaaaaataattatcaaatcttaatttggtaaaagttattatttcttatataaacacgagatatgaaataaatatattaaggTTAGTTTTTGCCTCTGGAAAGGGGACATTTACGCACATTTCTATCTTTATAACTTGTCGTTTTATATGACATCATTTCGTACATTTAATCGATACAAATAAAAACCATCTTACTTCTCCATAAATAAGCATTTCTT
It contains:
- the LOC123217325 gene encoding homeobox-leucine zipper protein ATHB-40-like isoform X1; this translates as MNTMNPKTENILPASSFYSDDVFATFVAPQQVAEVKQRRRRRKSKGGENGLSRKRKLTAEQLHLLEESFVSDQKLETDRKEVLASQLNLDPRQVAIWFQNRRARWKTKKIEEELAQIQTSHQSILLDKMRLECEVVMLRQELSEAQARIQELTELPNDAISSSSPFASRVSIETINSPLFKEFGVETYDDIFYVPPESSSSDYNEGFDYVLLFD
- the LOC123217325 gene encoding homeobox-leucine zipper protein ATHB-40-like isoform X2; the encoded protein is MNTMNPKTENILPASSFYSDDVFATFVAPQQEVKQRRRRRKSKGGENGLSRKRKLTAEQLHLLEESFVSDQKLETDRKEVLASQLNLDPRQVAIWFQNRRARWKTKKIEEELAQIQTSHQSILLDKMRLECEVVMLRQELSEAQARIQELTELPNDAISSSSPFASRVSIETINSPLFKEFGVETYDDIFYVPPESSSSDYNEGFDYVLLFD